The region CAGCCTCTTgccacagtgggggtgggggagggggtggggtgaggagatgTGGGGAGTGGAAAGCACTACAGCGAACCACTCTTCTTCCCCGTGCTTTAAGGTGGGCGCTTCTGAGGTAGAGTAGCAACtctacacaggtgtgtgtgtggtgcgtgtctgtgtgtgtgtgtgtgtgtgtgtgtgtgtatgtccttgGTCACTAGCCTCCCTCTGACCTTGGTGGTGGGAGCCCCTTGCCATGGTTCCACTGCTCAGGCCATCCTGTCTGCAGGGAGCATTAAGGTCCTGCGTGAGCCCACTTGCTTCTCTGACTACATCAGCACCTCCACCTGTGAGTGGCAGCTGGCCGACACCGTGGACTGCAGTTCTCAGCTCCGCCTGGCCTACTGGCTGAAGTATGAATTCTTTGAGTAAGTAGGGTCAGGAGGCAGTGCCCAGAGGAGGTGTGTCTAGGCCTCTGCTGCACGGGGCGAGCACCGGGATATGTTGCGCACTACTCCCTACGTGGTTTGTGGCTGCTCACTAAGTGGTGTCTGAGGTGGAGCCGGGTCCAGGGGAACATAGCCTGGGCTTGGAGCTTGGTGGTGCAGACCTAGAACCCGGCAACTTGATaagctgagccaggagaatcACGAGTTCTAGGCccgcctgggctacttagtgagatttttgtctcaaaaatctCAAAATTGAAGGAGGGAAAGAGCTGAGGATTTAGTTCAGTGGTGGAGTACTCATCTGATGGATGGGTGGCCCTGGATTCAGTCACCAGCCCCCTCAGGGCACCTGCCCCCGACACTCAGGACACTCTCCACTGTCACAGTATATGTGGCTGGAATATTGGACTAGACCAGCACTTCTCTAACTTCTGCGCACCTACAGCTAGCGAGGGCTCGCACTACACCTTGTCCCCCAAAACCCTACAAAgttggcgagatggctcagctgataacaGCACATGCCTGGtggcttgagtttgatccccagggtcCACCTGTAAGATAGAGAGAACCGTGGAACAGCTTGACGGTGACCCCCGAGCTTACATTTAGCCATGGGACAAGACTGTTGTGATCTGATCTGTTGTGAAGGTGGGGAGCAGGACATGTTGGCATGGTGTCCAGCGCTTTCTCTGGGCCATTGCCCAGCATTCGGGTGCACCGTGTGCACTCTACTGAGGACAGACCCAAGTCCACAGCCTCAGGAgcacccagagacacacagacactgccCTAATGCCTTTGGGGTGACCCTCCACCCTCCTAGTGCCTTAAGGCAAGTGGGCTGTGCTTTTACACACTGGCACAGACCAGGCACAGGCGAACTGTAGACCTCAGGTCAATTGGCCactacttgttttttgtttgtttgtttggttggttggtttggtttggtttggttgagacaaggtctctctatgtagtcctgtctgtcctggaacttgctatgtagaccaggctgggctcagactcacagaaatctacctgcctctgcctgtgctggaattaaaggtgcgcacTACCACAGCAGGCTGACTACtatttttatgaataaagttttattagcatACATCATCcagttcatttgtgttttgtctaTGCCTGCTTCGGGGCCACACAGTTTGTTGTGGTGACAGAAACTATAATATCTTCAAAGCCTTCAATTTCTTGTCTGGCCTTTTACAGAAAATGAGTTTTGGCCCCTGGTCTAGCCCATAAGATATGGGTGGCCTGTCTAGGTGTCCCATTGGTAGCATTGTGCTGATGTGTACAGGGCAGGGGCCTGTGGGAGGTGTGCTATGCCGTGTCACAGTCCACTGTAAATCAAGGGATGCTGAGACACCATTAACTACTTAATGCTCAAGCCCTGGAGGAGCTAAATAAACTGTGGCACTGAGGTCTACAGCCAAAACAGCAGTGTCCAGAAGTGTCCAGAATGGAGTGGGCGGGGCTGTGGCCAGCGAGATGCTAACCCCAAGTCATGTCCCCACCCGGTCCTGGCTGCTTTGGTCTTCCTATGAGGTGGTTGGGAAGTTGTTGACCTTGGGCATTTCCCTAATCCAGTCCTGTGTCTGCAGAAACCTCACGTGCATCCCCGAGAACAGCGCCaggaccatgtgtgtgtgccacatggaAACAGCTGACCTGGTCCTGGCTGACACATACCAGATGGAACTGTGGGCTAAGCAGCAGCTGTTATGGCAAGGCTTCTTCAGGCCCAGTGCTTATGGTAAGGCCCAGCTGGGAGCTCCAGTGCAGGGAGGTGGGGTGCCTGGCTGGGTGCTCCGGCACAGGGACGTGGAGTGCACACTGGCTTAAGGTCACCTGCTGCTTTGTCCTATGGCCTTGACCACCATGGGAGGCTGAACTTACTCTCCCTGGAGTCCCTGCGGCAATCTCTATCACAAGCTTGCTCCTGCATAGTTTACTTATTTGtagtcctgaggattgaactcaggactttccAGATGCTcgacaaatgctctaccactgaactacgtCTCCATGAAAGAGTGGTCCTGACAGGAATCTAAAGCAAAAATGTGTTGCTGTGTGACCAAGGGTGGTTTCTATTACTTATCTGAACCTCATCCTCCAACAGAGATTGATTGtccttgttttgtagatcagagAAGGCAAGCAGCTCCCTTATGTCACACAGCTTCTCAGTGCCAGAGATAGCATGGAAAACCACATCTCCACAAGACCTCAGGGAgttctgtctgctgctgctgagcccaCTGGGCACCTACAAGTTACTAGAATTAACCCatgaatgactttttaaaaaaggtttatttatttattatgtatacaatatgctGTCTGTACAtgtgcctgcgtgccagaagagggcatcagatctcattacagatggctgggagccaccatgtggttgctgggaatttgaactcaggacctttggaagagcagccagtgctcttaacctctgagccatctctccagcccatgaatgagttttaaaatcattttcacaTTGACTTTTAACCTGCACCCTACTGTTGTGATCTCATGGGTATGCTTACTTAAGTGATGACGCTGGTGAGGTAGCAcactcctgtagtcccagcattgaAGAGTCTAAGAAAggggattaggagttcaaggccagcttcccctaaaaggaaagaagagatgagTTTGTTACTAGGGACATCAAAACAAAGCGGATCTCAGGCCTCAAGCCCCTCACACAGGTGTCCCTTCCTCCTCAGTGAAGCCCCTGGCTCCAGGCAACCTCACACTCCACACCAACATCTCCAATGCCTGGCTGCTGACATGGAGCAACCCGTACCCACTGAACAGCTTCCTGTACAGACAACTCATCTACATGGTCAACATCTCCAGAGAGGACAATCCTGCGGAAGTGAGTGGGTGCCATGGGTCCCTGCCACTGCCCGGAAACAGGACCTGGAAGGAAGCTCCATCTTTGGAATAGGGAACTTGGGAGGGGGTGTGAAATAGGAGAGTGGTCATTTGGCCCCATTGCTCTGGGCCCAGTGATGAGGCAAGCACCGTGGCAGGAGTGTGGTAgagcaaagctgctcacctcgtggtggccaggaagcagagagagagagagagacagagacagaaagaggagggcacacacaagcatgcacccaTACTGTCTTAATACGCCCAAAGAACATGCCCCGCCTGCCTCACTCTCCTCACACCAGGCACCAACATCTCACAGTAGCTCCACTCTAGGGACCAAGTCTTTACCACAAGGACCCTAGGGAACATTCCAGGTCCAGACCATAGCATCAGGAAGAGAGTTTATCCCTGCCATCTTAACTCCGTTAGTGAGGAGGCGTTGGGCCACACCTGCTTCCCAGCAGGGGACACATAAGGTTATGGGTGGCAGAATGGTCACTTCAGGCTGGGCATACCCTTGGTCACGTTTGCCTTTGCGTGTTATTCATGGCAGGCTGTCTTTAGTGCATAAGTGAGAGTAgagatgagctgggtgtggtggcccatgcctgtaaccacagccctcaggagactgaggcagcagaaTGGAAAGTTCTAGATTAGCCTAGGTTACATAGACCCTTTCAAAcagtatcaaacaaacaaatagaatgctcccccacctctcctccaaaTTCCTACACAGAAGGGTGTCATCAGATAGACAAAGGCAGGTGTCTGTAGTGGCTGTCTGGCCCCTGTTTTAGAAACCGGTGGAGGTCATTTCCTGCTACCCATGTCTTCCTGCCCCTACTTCCCAGCATTCCCACTGGTGGGATGACCAAAAACCAAAGGGTGACCCTACTGAGGTCACTTATTCAAGGTTGTACAGCTTAGCTTTAGTTTAGTATGCGTCAAAGCCcagtttaatccatttgtataGAAAATAGTTGATCTCACGTGACTAATCTTGGGAAGAACTGGGGGAGGGATGACAgcccccatttctttctcttcttagcaGCAGTGGGGATGTAGGAATGGTCACACAGCCAGCACAGAGCCAGGCTGGGAACCGACACACATCGCTGTCAGCTGTGCACTCATATGTCCCTCTCTTCTTCAGTTCATAGTCTATAATGTGACCTACAGTGAACCCAAGCTGAGCTTCCCAATCCACACCCTGGAGTTCGGAGTTTACTACAGGGCACGTGTGAGGGTCTTGGCCCAGGGCTTCAATGGCACCTGGAGTGAGTGGAGTCCCAGCACCACTTGGCTCAACCGTGAGTATCAGGGTCTTGGGCTGTGAGGATCTCTACAGCCATGCACACTCTCTCATGAATTCCCCCCGGCCCTCAGGGTCTTTCGGTCCCGGGATACCTCTAACTATACATCCCTGTGAATGCGATATGGTGGTCAGAGAGCTGCAGTAACAAATAGGTCTGTAATTTCCATTGTGAACCTTGTGGTTTGAGTGCCACAGATTGAGTCTTCGTGGTGTCAGGCCTGGGGATGGTTGTGTGAGGTTGACTCAGTGGTACTGCCGAAGAGGAAAGAGCTTGTACAAGGCAGGACTGTGtgtggcacacatttttttttccatcaactATTTACAATCTCTGACTGAATGACCTTGGGGCCTCCCAGGGCAGTGGCGCTGACATGTGTCTAAAGCGGAAATGCAGGAGATGGTTCGGTGCCGTGAAGACTTGAGTTAGAGTCCCCAGAGCCCGTATGAAAGCCTTGCGCAGTAGTCTGCGTGTTTAATCCTGACAGAGAAAttgggagaagctggaggccagctAGCCCGTGTTGACACTGGTGAAAACACCCATCTGAAACAGTGTGGAAGGCCAAGGCTGACACACGCGTCCTGTAGCTCACACATTCCTGAGCTTGGACCCTAATACGTACACcacaaacaaaagattaaaagttgattttttaaaaatgtaaacaaaggaACCAGATAGATTCAGATAAAGGTAAGTGCCAGGGAGGAGAGGGCGGGAGACGGTGTCAGAGAAACCTTCTCAGAGTCCGTGAACAGCGAGGAGAGTTCTGCGCTCACACGGATTGTGTGATCTTTTAGAGCACCTGGCCCTCTCAGCCTGTGAGAAATGGACATTTCTAGCCCCACTTCAGAAAACAGGAGCAACAACTCAGGCTGTTGTGATCTGGACTTGGATCAGGGACAGTGAGGACagatggggggatggggatgaTCAGGGCTTGGTTTGTAGCAGGGAGAGTTAGGGAGACAGGTGGGAAGGCTATCTACAGACAGCCAGGTAACCAAGGGTTCCAGGGGAGCCCTGGGGTGAGTGGTGGCTGTACAGGGCACAGggcagcccccccccacccccgttcatGGCTGTTTTCCACCTTGCAGACTTCCAGCAGCCCCTAGAACGGCGTCTCCCTCTGCTGGTCggcatctcctgcctctgcatcccgttGGTCAGCCTGCTGTGTTACGTCAGCATCATCAAGTGAGTCCCTGTTCCGGCTGGTGCCTGGAGCTGGTCCTTCTGCAGGGCTAGGTGTGGGTAACCTGCTTACCTGCCCTGGCTGGTGTTATACACAGTCACTGAACTGACCCTTCTGCAGGGCTAGGTGTGGGTAACCTGCTTACTTGTCCTGGCTGGTGTTATACACAGTCACTGAATGGCCACCATGCTGACTGAGGCAAGGATGGAAGGGTCCCTGGTCCAAAGTCTGCCTCTCCGGGCAGGTCAGCCAGTGGCTGGAGGGCTTTCCAAAGTAGAGGGTGGGCAGTGATGGTGGCTGTTCTGGGGAGAAGGAGCTGGCTGGGGAGGGGTCTTTCTATGTCACAGAGGAGATGGAATTGCCCCACTGTCCCCTCAGTGCCTATGGTATGGCATGACCCAGGCACTGGGCATGTGGTAGGAGCAGAGGAATTTGAGCAGATGGGATGAATACAGTAGGCTGCGAGGCCTAGCAGTGGTACCTCCTGGCAAGCCGTCCCATAACCCGGGCTCCCCTATAGGCTCAGAGTGGTGAAAATAAGACCTCCAGGGGAGCCTGGGCAAGGCTGGTAGATGGGGAAGATTCATTTCTTGTGAGTTCTGCCTTGGAATCTCAGGCCCAGGGCCATGTTCTTTGTGAAATGAGATTAGAAGTCACTGGGGATTGGCACCGTGAAGGTGCCCACACTTGGCTGGGTCTGCGGGAAATGCCAGATCCTCTGCTCTCCGTGAACTGACATTCATGCCCAGGCCACATGCCCCGAGCTAGTAGGCACTGCTGTGCCCTCCCAACCTGAGTTTCTCTGCTCTGctgccctgcctgtctcccaCTGCATGTCCCTGCGTCAAGCAGCCTGCAGTTGTCAAAGGCACGTGGCACCTTCTTCCCACGGACTCTTGGTGATGTCCCATCATGAAAGTTCTGTCCCTTCACCTTTTCTGGGTTACTCCCTGCTACCCCCAACCCtgattcacccccccccccccccaccccccaccctcctctctacACGGATACACTgttgccttacacacacacacaccactccgtCCCTGAGCTCCACTGGAGCCTCCTACTTTGTTTTTGtatcaagacagggtcttgccaagTCACCCTCAGCTCAGGAAGGCCAGTGTCCTGAGTGGCTGGGATGACACCcccgtcaccacacctggctgtggtCTTTGCCAAGCGACCGTGTTTGCATTTGCTTCTCATTTCTCTTGAAGGTGACCCACAGGGGCTTCGCTTTTGGCTGGTTTTCTGGCTTGGTGCCTGCGGCCCTGGCACAGTAATTGACGCATAGTAGGTGCTAAGCAGATGCTGTGGGAAGACGTTGGAGGGAGAGCCTCAGGGGCAGGCAGTCCAGAAAAACAGGGAGAGCCCATTtctccatgacctctgacctGTCGGGCCTGTTAAGGCCCACGTGGCAGAATGTTCCTCCTGTTCCTAAGAAGGGACTCTTGCGGGAGCGGGATTCTAGCTGTGCAGCTTCAGTCTTTGCTTGTCCCCTTGGGGAAGGGGGACAGAGGCAGCCTCCTCAGAGACTGCCATAGTGTGGGTCTGCAAGGATCACACTCGCCCCGGGGCCTCTCCCCAGTTAGAATGGCAGTGGTGATGGATGCTTAGGACCGAGATTGTTGTTGCGTATTCAAAATGGAATCAGTGTGGCCTCGGAGGCCTGGGAGGAGTGTGGCCAGGCTACATGAAAGAGTACCTTGGCCACTGTCCATTTGGAGACCAACTCGCTTCCTTCCTGCCCTCAGGATTAAGAAAATATGGTGGGACCGAATTCCCAACCCAGCACACAGTGCCCTGGTGGCCATCATCATTCAGGATGCACAGGTAGGAGGGTGCAGGTGTGCCCTGGGCCGGGCGGGGCCACGGAGCAGACCGCCCCTGGGTAGGGCGGGGCCACAGAGCCTACCTCCTGGGCTCCAGGGCTAAGCCATGGTGCTTGGGTGGTAACAAACCAAGCAGTGGACAGCTAGCTGCAAAGCCCACGCCCACGTGGCCCAGTATTGTTTTTGCCATGTTCTGCTGGTCACAGCAAGTCACATGACCCAGTCAGTGAAGCTGGAAAGTCTGATGCGATTTCCCATCCCCGATGCACTGTGTGGGCCTTAGCTGTCCAGGCACAGTTGCTCTTGGGAAAAGACCGAGCcttctgtagccaggctggcctgtcaGGTaacactcactctctcactgtctgtctgctgtAGGTGTCCCTCTGGGAAAAGCAGACCCGAAGCCAGGAGTCAACCAAGGGCCCGTATGTATCTGAACTTAAACTTGGGTCGTACTTTTGGAGGGCTTGGGGAGTGTAGAAATGTGTTAGTTACTCATCTGGAAGCAGGAAtgttcttctcctctgtcccccacataactgtctctcttttcctggcCCCAAGGGTGGCAGGAAGCAATTGTAGGTGGCCGAGATCCCATCTAGCAGTGAGAACAGACTGAGTATTGATTGTAAAGTCAAAAGGCATGTCTATAACACCGCAGTGTTAGTACAGGGTGATTCCCTGAAGGGGTTTAGAGGGTGAACAGAAGGTTTTCAAGTGTGGCGAAACTGAACCCTGAGTTTTACTTCTTCAGGCGCTGGAAGACTTGTCTGACCAAGCTGCTGCCCTGCTTGCTGGAGCACAGCGTGAAGAGGGAGACAGAACCCTCAAAGGCTGTCAAAACGGGGCCTCTCCCaggtcctggcaaggcagcctggtGTCCTGTAGAGGTCAGCAGGACCGTCCTCTGGCCAGAGAACGTCAGTGTTAGTGTGGTGCGCTGTATGGAGCTGTTTGAGGCTCcagtagagagagaggaggaggaggaggaagaagaggaagaggaggtggtcaacGGGAACTTGAGCCCGTTACCTGAGAACAGTACAGGCAGTTTCCAGGCAGGTCAGGCAGACATCATGGCCCGGCTCACTGAGAACCTGTTTTCGGATTTGCTGGAAACTGAAGATGGGGGCATTGGCCAGTCGAGCTTGGGGGAGTCGGGCTTTCCCGCGGGGTCCAAGGAGTCCGAGTCCTCATGCCTGACCACGGGGCAGCCTTCACACGCTGGCCCTCCTTCACACAGCTCGGCCCACGGGGCAACCGACCTGGCCTGCACACAGGTGCCTCTTGTCATCTCAGACAACCCTGCCTACCGTAGTTTTAGTGACTTCTGCAGCCCAGCCTCCAATCCTGGAGAACTGGTTTCCGAGCAGCAGCAGACTGGACAAGTGGCAGAAGGGGACCCTCTAAGCCCGGTTGACTCGCACTCTTCAGGGCCACCACCTATTCAGCAAGTGGCAAGCTGGGAGCAAATCCTTCACCTGAGTGTCCTGCAACATGAGGCAGctggccccaccccagcccctacCAGTGGCTACCGGGAGTTTGTGCAGGCGGTGAAGCAGGGTGCTGCCCAGGATCCCCCCGGGGTGCCTTGCTTCAGGCCTTCTGGAGACACCGGTTACAAGGCTTTCTCAAGCCTGCTCAACAGCAATGGTGTCTGCACACACACGGCAGAACCAAGGACTGACAGTGGGCATGGAGGCTACAAGCCCTTCCAGAACCCTGTCCCTGACCAGTCCCCTAGCTCCACGCCCTTATTCACCTTCGGACTGGACGTGGAGTTGCCACCCAGTCCTCTGAACTCagccccacccagcagcacccCAGAATGCCTTGGTCTGGAGCTGGGGCTCAAAGGACATGACAGACTGAAGGCCCCTCCTCCTGCAGATCAAGTACCCATGCCCTTTGGGGATGACCTGGGCCTTGGCATTGTCTACTCTTCCCTCACCTGCCACCTGTGTGGTCACCTGAAGCAACACCACAGCCAGGAAGAAGGTGGCCAGATCCACATCATTGCTAGCCcgtgctgtggctgctgctttgATGACAAGTCACCATCCCTGGGGAGCCTCTTGGGGGCCTTGGAAAGCTGTCCTGGGGAGACGCCACCAGCATCCAGCCTCACCTCAGCACCCAGAACACCTTTAAACTTGTCAGGGGAGGGCAAGACCCCTGGCCATTCCATTCCCAGCCAGACCTCCGAGGTGGCTGCAggcacactgggcatggtggtttcTTAGGTGAGTGAGTGTGCTGTCGTCGTTGAGATCTGGTCTGAGACCAGGGTTCATCCAAGCCAGGGATGTGCCTGCCCggagacagctcagctggcagGTTTCCCAGAAATCCAGAGAATGGTGAGTTGAAGATGTGAGCTTGCCCTGGCCTCAGGGGACTTGGAGCCTGGCTGCCTCCCATGCCTCTGACCTGGGCTCTCCTCTCTCAAGGGCTCAGTATGCTCTGTCCCATAGCAGGGCTGGCACCCCCAAGCCCGATGTTCCCCTCACTGTTGCTTCTCTACCCACTTGGGCCCATTTTATCCCCAAATAGATCTGTTGCCCTAGGCTCACAGTAGTCCTGGCATAGCCGCTTGACTCTCCCTGAGCTGGAGGCTGGGCCTAGAAACTCACAGCTGGCCCCGTGGTGGCTTGGGAGGCCCTAACAATTGGTGGATATTATTTTAGGCGAGGGAGGACAGGTATTAGCCCCAAGGAGGTTGTTCATTGAACAGCTACTgtggggctgaggctggaggcagaggccgccATTCCCAGCTTGCCTCTGTCGCAGAGAGCAACAAGGACACAAGAAGCTTGATTGCCCAGAGTAGCCACAGTCACTGCCAGCTGCCCACATGTGACCTGAAGCCAGGGCTCCTGGGATGTGGAAGTGGGGAGGCAAGTAAATGCACACAGCTGCCCGGTGGCAGGTCCCAGTGGACACCACTGCTGGCAGCCATGTCGAGATCGAGGGAACAGGATGGAGCTGGTTCTGGTTGGTGGCCGGGTGGTAGAGGTGCCAGATGGCAGGCTGTAGTCTGTTATGGAAGATGGGGACCAGGGTTATCAGTGTCTGCATGTCTCACCTGTGTGACACTTAGAATGTTTGCAAGGAGGGCAGGGCTGGCCACAGGGACCTTTATGTCAATAAAGACTCTTTATCTTGTTAGTTCTcctttattacacacacacacacacacacacacacacacacacacacacaccaggcccaCAGAATCTTTACAGCAATTCACCGAGGCCTCCTGGCAGCCCATGCACAACAGTTGAAATGTGCAGTGTGACGGAGCCTGGGACAAGGTTCCAGCAGTTGGTTTAAGGGGATGACTTGGGAATGGGGCAGGGCTGCCCCACTCCATCCCTCACCCTCCAGCTCTCACTGTTTTTAGTGGGGGCCATTTCAAGGAGCGAGgtcttcctctgtttctcacGTTTAGACAAAGAGCTGAAGATGTTGGATGCTCCTTAGCGCGAAGAGGatgtgtggctgctgtgtgttgCTGAGCACAGCACGGCATTAGCCTCAGTAGACCCACATCTTAGGCACAGGAATGGCAGTAGTATGGCAACCTGGCAGGCCAGTGGAGAGCCTTTATagtctatatttttttaatatgatgCTCAGAAGGAAAGAGACGGGTCAATTAGGCTTGGGGAAGAGGCCACATTTGAGATGAGCCCCTGGTATCTGCAAAAAAACTGGGAAGAACTCAGAACATGCTAAGCAGCAGACAGTTCATGTCCAAAATTGGAGGCATAAGGATCTGGTATGGTCACAGCATACCAGAGATCAGATCCTTGCATTGATGGGGACACATGTGCAACTGGATCCTGAGTGTCCCTCAGTGATGGTCCGGTGGACACCAGCCTCGTGGTCTTTCACATCTCAGCACgatctttttaaagacaaggtctcactgtgacTCAGACCGGCCTCTAACTCAACATCacccagtctcccaagtgctggggtcacaggtatgCTCCTACACCCAGCTCCCCCAGAATAATCTTACTACACCCCCAAGCAGGAGTTGAGAAGATTTGGGAGCCTCCCAAGGTGCACCTCCCGTAggtttccctcccaccctccggGGTTAAATTCCTCATTGCTCATATTTGCATCCTTAAGGGAAATAACTCCCGCCGGAATGAGCAACCAGCCCGCCCCGCCTGTGGAACTTCCTGTGTAAATCTCCCttcacctgggcatggtggtgcctgtcTTTCACAGTAGTTGGGAGCCAGAGCatttgaagctagcctaggcTTTGTAGTGAGACCCACCATCTCAAAAcatccagcccctcccccaagtcttCCCCCCTGCACACCCCCTCactcaccaccccacccaccccgtgGTCTGCCTGCGCGCACCTGCGCTCGTTTGCAAATCCGGGAAGCTGCCAGGATGTATGTGGCAGCGCTGGCTCCTATCTCCTGGGTATCCTCTGATACTTTAGGTGTCAGAGTGGATGGTGCAAGCCTTGGGCACTTGGCATTCTCTGCCCTGCTGTTACCTTGTACTCCTGGCTTGGCCTCGTCCAGATCCCACTGCTTGCAGTCATTTAACAAAGAGGGTgccagcctctgccctcctggcTCCCATACTCAACTCGCTAAGGCCTACCGTTTGTGAGTTCCAACCGTCGCTAGCCCTGGCACTTCATACTATTATTCAGGCATTTACCGGGCAACTCCTCCCTGACAGGCAATCGTTAAATTTTCTCATATCCTGAGCACAaatcaaatttttatttcaaatttgcaGAAAGAGaatcagcacacacagagaaatgtgtgTGGTAGTTACACCTCTCAACTGACAGCACACCCAGAAAGGCAGCCTATAGGAGAGGTCCATGGTTAGGGATGTGCTGTCCACCACggtgaggaaggcatggtggccacAGTGGCTCTGTCGGCACTGGAGAGAACTTGCAGTGGGCCTTGTCCACACCTTAGTGACAGGAACTGGAGATGCCTATCGCCTTCATGACCCCACTGGTGGCCCACTTCTGCCAGAGGGGCCAGCTATCCAAAAGGCCCCACCATCTCCCAGagcagtgccaccagctggggaccataACAGAACACTGGCCCAAAGCTCAACCTAAAGAAGGGACTTTGTAAAGGAGTGACTGTGTGCTGGTGCTCTAGCCAACAGAGCTGTGTGCTGGGATGGAAACAGGCTGTTTTCAATGTGAAACCTAATGCCACACACCAAGGGGATTATTAAgaggggtttatttcagctcacagttctggGGTCAGGAGGTGGAATCCAGAGGTGGCTAGCCTTGCTGGTGGAGGCTTCATGTGATTCAGGGCATCCATGGGAAAAcatggaagggtgtgtgtgtgtgtgtgtgtgtgtgtgtgtgtgtgtgtgtgtgtgtgtgtgttgaatatatgtatgtatgcttgtatcTGGTTTCTGTGAACAACCGCTCTGATTCCAGGGCATACTCCATAAGCTTACCTAACCCTGATCCCCTCCCAAACACCACACTAAATACCACAGTGAGTAATTTCCTCCTCTTAATTCATCTCCAGGGCATTCAAGGGATGCCAAGTTTCCCAGGGGTCACACCATACAGGCAGCACTTCCTGGTGCTTAGTCAGGTGCCCTGAAATGTGGCTCCTTCGACTAATGTGAAAATTTCACTTGAACAATTTGAAGTTGT is a window of Acomys russatus chromosome 5, mAcoRus1.1, whole genome shotgun sequence DNA encoding:
- the Il4r gene encoding interleukin-4 receptor subunit alpha; its protein translation is MGWLCTKFLSSVSCLVLLWLAGTGSIKVLREPTCFSDYISTSTCEWQLADTVDCSSQLRLAYWLKYEFFENLTCIPENSARTMCVCHMETADLVLADTYQMELWAKQQLLWQGFFRPSAYVKPLAPGNLTLHTNISNAWLLTWSNPYPLNSFLYRQLIYMVNISREDNPAEFIVYNVTYSEPKLSFPIHTLEFGVYYRARVRVLAQGFNGTWSEWSPSTTWLNHFQQPLERRLPLLVGISCLCIPLVSLLCYVSIIKIKKIWWDRIPNPAHSALVAIIIQDAQVSLWEKQTRSQESTKGPRWKTCLTKLLPCLLEHSVKRETEPSKAVKTGPLPGPGKAAWCPVEVSRTVLWPENVSVSVVRCMELFEAPVEREEEEEEEEEEEVVNGNLSPLPENSTGSFQAGQADIMARLTENLFSDLLETEDGGIGQSSLGESGFPAGSKESESSCLTTGQPSHAGPPSHSSAHGATDLACTQVPLVISDNPAYRSFSDFCSPASNPGELVSEQQQTGQVAEGDPLSPVDSHSSGPPPIQQVASWEQILHLSVLQHEAAGPTPAPTSGYREFVQAVKQGAAQDPPGVPCFRPSGDTGYKAFSSLLNSNGVCTHTAEPRTDSGHGGYKPFQNPVPDQSPSSTPLFTFGLDVELPPSPLNSAPPSSTPECLGLELGLKGHDRLKAPPPADQVPMPFGDDLGLGIVYSSLTCHLCGHLKQHHSQEEGGQIHIIASPCCGCCFDDKSPSLGSLLGALESCPGETPPASSLTSAPRTPLNLSGEGKTPGHSIPSQTSEVAAGTLGMVVS